The Musa acuminata AAA Group cultivar baxijiao chromosome BXJ1-3, Cavendish_Baxijiao_AAA, whole genome shotgun sequence genome window below encodes:
- the LOC103977749 gene encoding CBL-interacting protein kinase 32 isoform X6: MLFVCMSLISFKIAHSALSNEMSEKHALGYVMGSKSKIFIVLEYVTGGELFDKISNHGRMREDEARRYFQQLVNAVDYCHSRGVYHRDLKLENLLLDEYGNLKVSDFGLSALSQQVRGDGLLHTTCGTPNYVAPEVIEDRGYNGATADLWSCGVILFVLLAGYLPFDDDNLMTLYKKISAAEFTYPSWLSFDAMRLIARILDPNPETRLTVPEILEDAWFRKGYKPPRFEEKHHICLDDINVAFRDSKDHHGAERTEEQPQHMNAFELISMSKGLNLGNLFDKDLELKKETRFTSKCPAKEIIKKIEEAAKPLGFDIKKKNYKMRLENVKAGRKGYLNVATEIFQVAPSLHMVEVRKAKGDTLEFQKFYRSLSTQIKDVVWKSEEDMNDDIPK, from the exons ATGTTGTTCGTCTGCATGAG CTTAATCTCATTCAAGATTGCACATTCGGCGCTGTCAAATGAAATGTCAGAAAAGCATGCTCTTGGATAT GTAATGGGCAGTAAATCAAAGATCTTTATTGTTTTGGAATATGTTACAGGGGGAGAGCTCTTTGATAAAATT TCCAACCATGGTCGAATGAGGGAGGATGAGGCACGGAGATATTTTCAGCAACTAGTGAATGCTGTTGATTATTGCCATAGCAGGGGGGTTTATCACCGGGATCTAAAG CTCGAGAACTTGCTACTTGATGAATATGGTAACCTCAAAGTTTCTGATTTTGGGTTAAGTGCACTATCTCAACAAGTCAGG GGTGATGGCTTGCTTCATACAACTTGTGGAACTCCCAACTACGTGGCTCCTGAG GTCATTGAAGACAGAGGTTACAATGGGGCAACTGCAGACTTGTGGTCATGTGGGGTTATTCTATTTGTACTATTGGCTGGATATTTgccttttgatgatgataatcttaTGACTCTGTATAAAAAG ATATCAGCTGCTGAGTTTACTTACCCATCTTGGCTTTCTTTTGATGCTATGCGATTGATAGCCAGAATACTTGATCCTAACCCTGAGACA CGATTAACTGTCCCTGAAATATTGGAAGATGCATGGTTCAGAAAAGGATATAAACCACCTCGTTTTGAAGAAAAACATCACATATGTTTGGATGACATCAATGTGGCTTTCAGAGATTCGAAA GATCACCATGGAGCAGAAAGAACCGAGGAACAACCACAGCATATGAATGCATTTGAACTGATTTCAATGTCAAAGGGCCTCAATCTTGGAAATTTGTTTGACAAAGATCTG GAACTCAAAAAGGAAACTAGGTTTACATCAAAGTGTCCAGctaaagaaatcattaaaaaGATTGAAGAAGCTGCAAAGCCTCTTGGCTTCGATATTAAGAAGAAAAACTACAAG ATGCGGCTTGAAAATGTGAAGGCAGGGAGAAAAGGATATCTCAATGTTGCAACAGAG ATATTCCAAGTGGCCCCTTCTTTGCATATGGTTGAGGTACGGAAAGCAAAAGGAGACACTCTGGAATTccagaag TTCTATAGGAGTTTGTCTACACAAATAAAGGATGTCGTCTGGAAATCTGAGGAGGATATGAACGATGATATACCAAAGTGA
- the LOC103977749 gene encoding CBL-interacting protein kinase 32 isoform X3 has product MLHKLMVLMDLFLFHSLISFKIAHSALSNEMSEKHALGYVMGSKSKIFIVLEYVTGGELFDKICCFLVKSNHGRMREDEARRYFQQLVNAVDYCHSRGVYHRDLKLENLLLDEYGNLKVSDFGLSALSQQVRGDGLLHTTCGTPNYVAPEVIEDRGYNGATADLWSCGVILFVLLAGYLPFDDDNLMTLYKKISAAEFTYPSWLSFDAMRLIARILDPNPETRLTVPEILEDAWFRKGYKPPRFEEKHHICLDDINVAFRDSKDHHGAERTEEQPQHMNAFELISMSKGLNLGNLFDKDLELKKETRFTSKCPAKEIIKKIEEAAKPLGFDIKKKNYKMRLENVKAGRKGYLNVATEIFQVAPSLHMVEVRKAKGDTLEFQKFYRSLSTQIKDVVWKSEEDMNDDIPK; this is encoded by the exons ATGTTGCATAAATTAATGGTTCTAATGGACTTGTTTTTGTTCCACAGCTTAATCTCATTCAAGATTGCACATTCGGCGCTGTCAAATGAAATGTCAGAAAAGCATGCTCTTGGATAT GTAATGGGCAGTAAATCAAAGATCTTTATTGTTTTGGAATATGTTACAGGGGGAGAGCTCTTTGATAAAATT TGTTGTTTTCTCGTTAAGTCCAACCATGGTCGAATGAGGGAGGATGAGGCACGGAGATATTTTCAGCAACTAGTGAATGCTGTTGATTATTGCCATAGCAGGGGGGTTTATCACCGGGATCTAAAG CTCGAGAACTTGCTACTTGATGAATATGGTAACCTCAAAGTTTCTGATTTTGGGTTAAGTGCACTATCTCAACAAGTCAGG GGTGATGGCTTGCTTCATACAACTTGTGGAACTCCCAACTACGTGGCTCCTGAG GTCATTGAAGACAGAGGTTACAATGGGGCAACTGCAGACTTGTGGTCATGTGGGGTTATTCTATTTGTACTATTGGCTGGATATTTgccttttgatgatgataatcttaTGACTCTGTATAAAAAG ATATCAGCTGCTGAGTTTACTTACCCATCTTGGCTTTCTTTTGATGCTATGCGATTGATAGCCAGAATACTTGATCCTAACCCTGAGACA CGATTAACTGTCCCTGAAATATTGGAAGATGCATGGTTCAGAAAAGGATATAAACCACCTCGTTTTGAAGAAAAACATCACATATGTTTGGATGACATCAATGTGGCTTTCAGAGATTCGAAA GATCACCATGGAGCAGAAAGAACCGAGGAACAACCACAGCATATGAATGCATTTGAACTGATTTCAATGTCAAAGGGCCTCAATCTTGGAAATTTGTTTGACAAAGATCTG GAACTCAAAAAGGAAACTAGGTTTACATCAAAGTGTCCAGctaaagaaatcattaaaaaGATTGAAGAAGCTGCAAAGCCTCTTGGCTTCGATATTAAGAAGAAAAACTACAAG ATGCGGCTTGAAAATGTGAAGGCAGGGAGAAAAGGATATCTCAATGTTGCAACAGAG ATATTCCAAGTGGCCCCTTCTTTGCATATGGTTGAGGTACGGAAAGCAAAAGGAGACACTCTGGAATTccagaag TTCTATAGGAGTTTGTCTACACAAATAAAGGATGTCGTCTGGAAATCTGAGGAGGATATGAACGATGATATACCAAAGTGA
- the LOC135619320 gene encoding calmodulin-1 yields the protein MAEQLTDDQIAEFKEAFSLFDKDGDGCITTKELGTVMRSLGQNPTEAELQDMINEVDADGNGTIDFPEFLNLMARKMKDTDSEEELKEAFRVFDKDQNGFISAAELRHVMTNLGEKLTDEEVDEMIREADVDGDGQINYEEFVKVMMAK from the exons ATGGCGGAGCAGCTCACGGACGACCAGATCGCTGAGTTCAAGGAGGCCTTTAGCTTGTTCGACAAGGATGGCGATG GTTGTATTACGACCAAGGAGCTTGGGACTGTGATGCGCTCTTTGGGTCAGAACCCTACAGAAGCAGAGCTGCAAGACATGATAAATGAGGTTGATGCTGATGGCAATGGTACTATTGACTTCCCAGAGTTTCTTAACTTGATGGCTCGCAAGATGAAGGATACCGATTCAGAAGAGGAGCTCAAGGAGGCCTTCCGAGTCTTTGACAAAGACcagaatggctttatctccgctgCTGAACTTCGCCATGTCATGACCAACCTAGGAGAGAAGCTCACAGATGAGGAAGTCGATGAAATGATCCGCGAAGCCGATGTCGATGGTGATGGCCAGATCAACTACGAGGAATTTGTCAAAGTCATGATGGCCAAGTGA
- the LOC103977749 gene encoding CBL-interacting protein kinase 32 isoform X2: protein MNKAKTSIPQKVKRYVGRYELGRTIGEGTFAKVRFARNSETGEPVAIKILDKEKVLKHKLVEQIKREISTMKLINHPNVVRLHEVMGSKSKIFIVLEYVTGGELFDKISNHGRMREDEARRYFQQLVNAVDYCHSRGVYHRDLKLENLLLDEYGNLKVSDFGLSALSQQVRGDGLLHTTCGTPNYVAPEVIEDRGYNGATADLWSCGVILFVLLAGYLPFDDDNLMTLYKKISAAEFTYPSWLSFDAMRLIARILDPNPETRLTVPEILEDAWFRKGYKPPRFEEKHHICLDDINVAFRDSKDHHGAERTEEQPQHMNAFELISMSKGLNLGNLFDKDLELKKETRFTSKCPAKEIIKKIEEAAKPLGFDIKKKNYKMRLENVKAGRKGYLNVATEIFQVAPSLHMVEVRKAKGDTLEFQKFYRSLSTQIKDVVWKSEEDMNDDIPK, encoded by the exons ATGAACAAAGCTAAGACAAGTATCCCACAAAAGGTGAAGCGTTATGTGGGAAGATACGAGCTTGGTCGGACAATCGGGGAGGGAACATTTGCAAAGGTTAGGTTTGCAAGAAACTCCGAAACAGGGGAACCTGTTGCTATCAAGATCCTCGATAAAGAAAAGGTTCTCAAGCACAAActggttgaacag ATTAAACGAGAAATTTCAACTATGAAGTTGATAAATCATCCAAATGTTGTTCGTCTGCATGAG GTAATGGGCAGTAAATCAAAGATCTTTATTGTTTTGGAATATGTTACAGGGGGAGAGCTCTTTGATAAAATT TCCAACCATGGTCGAATGAGGGAGGATGAGGCACGGAGATATTTTCAGCAACTAGTGAATGCTGTTGATTATTGCCATAGCAGGGGGGTTTATCACCGGGATCTAAAG CTCGAGAACTTGCTACTTGATGAATATGGTAACCTCAAAGTTTCTGATTTTGGGTTAAGTGCACTATCTCAACAAGTCAGG GGTGATGGCTTGCTTCATACAACTTGTGGAACTCCCAACTACGTGGCTCCTGAG GTCATTGAAGACAGAGGTTACAATGGGGCAACTGCAGACTTGTGGTCATGTGGGGTTATTCTATTTGTACTATTGGCTGGATATTTgccttttgatgatgataatcttaTGACTCTGTATAAAAAG ATATCAGCTGCTGAGTTTACTTACCCATCTTGGCTTTCTTTTGATGCTATGCGATTGATAGCCAGAATACTTGATCCTAACCCTGAGACA CGATTAACTGTCCCTGAAATATTGGAAGATGCATGGTTCAGAAAAGGATATAAACCACCTCGTTTTGAAGAAAAACATCACATATGTTTGGATGACATCAATGTGGCTTTCAGAGATTCGAAA GATCACCATGGAGCAGAAAGAACCGAGGAACAACCACAGCATATGAATGCATTTGAACTGATTTCAATGTCAAAGGGCCTCAATCTTGGAAATTTGTTTGACAAAGATCTG GAACTCAAAAAGGAAACTAGGTTTACATCAAAGTGTCCAGctaaagaaatcattaaaaaGATTGAAGAAGCTGCAAAGCCTCTTGGCTTCGATATTAAGAAGAAAAACTACAAG ATGCGGCTTGAAAATGTGAAGGCAGGGAGAAAAGGATATCTCAATGTTGCAACAGAG ATATTCCAAGTGGCCCCTTCTTTGCATATGGTTGAGGTACGGAAAGCAAAAGGAGACACTCTGGAATTccagaag TTCTATAGGAGTTTGTCTACACAAATAAAGGATGTCGTCTGGAAATCTGAGGAGGATATGAACGATGATATACCAAAGTGA
- the LOC103977749 gene encoding CBL-interacting protein kinase 32 isoform X5 has product MLFVCMSLISFKIAHSALSNEMSEKHALGYVMGSKSKIFIVLEYVTGGELFDKICCFLVKSNHGRMREDEARRYFQQLVNAVDYCHSRGVYHRDLKLENLLLDEYGNLKVSDFGLSALSQQVRGDGLLHTTCGTPNYVAPEVIEDRGYNGATADLWSCGVILFVLLAGYLPFDDDNLMTLYKKISAAEFTYPSWLSFDAMRLIARILDPNPETRLTVPEILEDAWFRKGYKPPRFEEKHHICLDDINVAFRDSKDHHGAERTEEQPQHMNAFELISMSKGLNLGNLFDKDLELKKETRFTSKCPAKEIIKKIEEAAKPLGFDIKKKNYKMRLENVKAGRKGYLNVATEIFQVAPSLHMVEVRKAKGDTLEFQKFYRSLSTQIKDVVWKSEEDMNDDIPK; this is encoded by the exons ATGTTGTTCGTCTGCATGAG CTTAATCTCATTCAAGATTGCACATTCGGCGCTGTCAAATGAAATGTCAGAAAAGCATGCTCTTGGATAT GTAATGGGCAGTAAATCAAAGATCTTTATTGTTTTGGAATATGTTACAGGGGGAGAGCTCTTTGATAAAATT TGTTGTTTTCTCGTTAAGTCCAACCATGGTCGAATGAGGGAGGATGAGGCACGGAGATATTTTCAGCAACTAGTGAATGCTGTTGATTATTGCCATAGCAGGGGGGTTTATCACCGGGATCTAAAG CTCGAGAACTTGCTACTTGATGAATATGGTAACCTCAAAGTTTCTGATTTTGGGTTAAGTGCACTATCTCAACAAGTCAGG GGTGATGGCTTGCTTCATACAACTTGTGGAACTCCCAACTACGTGGCTCCTGAG GTCATTGAAGACAGAGGTTACAATGGGGCAACTGCAGACTTGTGGTCATGTGGGGTTATTCTATTTGTACTATTGGCTGGATATTTgccttttgatgatgataatcttaTGACTCTGTATAAAAAG ATATCAGCTGCTGAGTTTACTTACCCATCTTGGCTTTCTTTTGATGCTATGCGATTGATAGCCAGAATACTTGATCCTAACCCTGAGACA CGATTAACTGTCCCTGAAATATTGGAAGATGCATGGTTCAGAAAAGGATATAAACCACCTCGTTTTGAAGAAAAACATCACATATGTTTGGATGACATCAATGTGGCTTTCAGAGATTCGAAA GATCACCATGGAGCAGAAAGAACCGAGGAACAACCACAGCATATGAATGCATTTGAACTGATTTCAATGTCAAAGGGCCTCAATCTTGGAAATTTGTTTGACAAAGATCTG GAACTCAAAAAGGAAACTAGGTTTACATCAAAGTGTCCAGctaaagaaatcattaaaaaGATTGAAGAAGCTGCAAAGCCTCTTGGCTTCGATATTAAGAAGAAAAACTACAAG ATGCGGCTTGAAAATGTGAAGGCAGGGAGAAAAGGATATCTCAATGTTGCAACAGAG ATATTCCAAGTGGCCCCTTCTTTGCATATGGTTGAGGTACGGAAAGCAAAAGGAGACACTCTGGAATTccagaag TTCTATAGGAGTTTGTCTACACAAATAAAGGATGTCGTCTGGAAATCTGAGGAGGATATGAACGATGATATACCAAAGTGA
- the LOC103977749 gene encoding CBL-interacting protein kinase 32 isoform X1: protein MNKAKTSIPQKVKRYVGRYELGRTIGEGTFAKVRFARNSETGEPVAIKILDKEKVLKHKLVEQIKREISTMKLINHPNVVRLHEVMGSKSKIFIVLEYVTGGELFDKICCFLVKSNHGRMREDEARRYFQQLVNAVDYCHSRGVYHRDLKLENLLLDEYGNLKVSDFGLSALSQQVRGDGLLHTTCGTPNYVAPEVIEDRGYNGATADLWSCGVILFVLLAGYLPFDDDNLMTLYKKISAAEFTYPSWLSFDAMRLIARILDPNPETRLTVPEILEDAWFRKGYKPPRFEEKHHICLDDINVAFRDSKDHHGAERTEEQPQHMNAFELISMSKGLNLGNLFDKDLELKKETRFTSKCPAKEIIKKIEEAAKPLGFDIKKKNYKMRLENVKAGRKGYLNVATEIFQVAPSLHMVEVRKAKGDTLEFQKFYRSLSTQIKDVVWKSEEDMNDDIPK from the exons ATGAACAAAGCTAAGACAAGTATCCCACAAAAGGTGAAGCGTTATGTGGGAAGATACGAGCTTGGTCGGACAATCGGGGAGGGAACATTTGCAAAGGTTAGGTTTGCAAGAAACTCCGAAACAGGGGAACCTGTTGCTATCAAGATCCTCGATAAAGAAAAGGTTCTCAAGCACAAActggttgaacag ATTAAACGAGAAATTTCAACTATGAAGTTGATAAATCATCCAAATGTTGTTCGTCTGCATGAG GTAATGGGCAGTAAATCAAAGATCTTTATTGTTTTGGAATATGTTACAGGGGGAGAGCTCTTTGATAAAATT TGTTGTTTTCTCGTTAAGTCCAACCATGGTCGAATGAGGGAGGATGAGGCACGGAGATATTTTCAGCAACTAGTGAATGCTGTTGATTATTGCCATAGCAGGGGGGTTTATCACCGGGATCTAAAG CTCGAGAACTTGCTACTTGATGAATATGGTAACCTCAAAGTTTCTGATTTTGGGTTAAGTGCACTATCTCAACAAGTCAGG GGTGATGGCTTGCTTCATACAACTTGTGGAACTCCCAACTACGTGGCTCCTGAG GTCATTGAAGACAGAGGTTACAATGGGGCAACTGCAGACTTGTGGTCATGTGGGGTTATTCTATTTGTACTATTGGCTGGATATTTgccttttgatgatgataatcttaTGACTCTGTATAAAAAG ATATCAGCTGCTGAGTTTACTTACCCATCTTGGCTTTCTTTTGATGCTATGCGATTGATAGCCAGAATACTTGATCCTAACCCTGAGACA CGATTAACTGTCCCTGAAATATTGGAAGATGCATGGTTCAGAAAAGGATATAAACCACCTCGTTTTGAAGAAAAACATCACATATGTTTGGATGACATCAATGTGGCTTTCAGAGATTCGAAA GATCACCATGGAGCAGAAAGAACCGAGGAACAACCACAGCATATGAATGCATTTGAACTGATTTCAATGTCAAAGGGCCTCAATCTTGGAAATTTGTTTGACAAAGATCTG GAACTCAAAAAGGAAACTAGGTTTACATCAAAGTGTCCAGctaaagaaatcattaaaaaGATTGAAGAAGCTGCAAAGCCTCTTGGCTTCGATATTAAGAAGAAAAACTACAAG ATGCGGCTTGAAAATGTGAAGGCAGGGAGAAAAGGATATCTCAATGTTGCAACAGAG ATATTCCAAGTGGCCCCTTCTTTGCATATGGTTGAGGTACGGAAAGCAAAAGGAGACACTCTGGAATTccagaag TTCTATAGGAGTTTGTCTACACAAATAAAGGATGTCGTCTGGAAATCTGAGGAGGATATGAACGATGATATACCAAAGTGA
- the LOC103977749 gene encoding CBL-interacting protein kinase 32 isoform X4 gives MLHKLMVLMDLFLFHSLISFKIAHSALSNEMSEKHALGYVMGSKSKIFIVLEYVTGGELFDKISNHGRMREDEARRYFQQLVNAVDYCHSRGVYHRDLKLENLLLDEYGNLKVSDFGLSALSQQVRGDGLLHTTCGTPNYVAPEVIEDRGYNGATADLWSCGVILFVLLAGYLPFDDDNLMTLYKKISAAEFTYPSWLSFDAMRLIARILDPNPETRLTVPEILEDAWFRKGYKPPRFEEKHHICLDDINVAFRDSKDHHGAERTEEQPQHMNAFELISMSKGLNLGNLFDKDLELKKETRFTSKCPAKEIIKKIEEAAKPLGFDIKKKNYKMRLENVKAGRKGYLNVATEIFQVAPSLHMVEVRKAKGDTLEFQKFYRSLSTQIKDVVWKSEEDMNDDIPK, from the exons ATGTTGCATAAATTAATGGTTCTAATGGACTTGTTTTTGTTCCACAGCTTAATCTCATTCAAGATTGCACATTCGGCGCTGTCAAATGAAATGTCAGAAAAGCATGCTCTTGGATAT GTAATGGGCAGTAAATCAAAGATCTTTATTGTTTTGGAATATGTTACAGGGGGAGAGCTCTTTGATAAAATT TCCAACCATGGTCGAATGAGGGAGGATGAGGCACGGAGATATTTTCAGCAACTAGTGAATGCTGTTGATTATTGCCATAGCAGGGGGGTTTATCACCGGGATCTAAAG CTCGAGAACTTGCTACTTGATGAATATGGTAACCTCAAAGTTTCTGATTTTGGGTTAAGTGCACTATCTCAACAAGTCAGG GGTGATGGCTTGCTTCATACAACTTGTGGAACTCCCAACTACGTGGCTCCTGAG GTCATTGAAGACAGAGGTTACAATGGGGCAACTGCAGACTTGTGGTCATGTGGGGTTATTCTATTTGTACTATTGGCTGGATATTTgccttttgatgatgataatcttaTGACTCTGTATAAAAAG ATATCAGCTGCTGAGTTTACTTACCCATCTTGGCTTTCTTTTGATGCTATGCGATTGATAGCCAGAATACTTGATCCTAACCCTGAGACA CGATTAACTGTCCCTGAAATATTGGAAGATGCATGGTTCAGAAAAGGATATAAACCACCTCGTTTTGAAGAAAAACATCACATATGTTTGGATGACATCAATGTGGCTTTCAGAGATTCGAAA GATCACCATGGAGCAGAAAGAACCGAGGAACAACCACAGCATATGAATGCATTTGAACTGATTTCAATGTCAAAGGGCCTCAATCTTGGAAATTTGTTTGACAAAGATCTG GAACTCAAAAAGGAAACTAGGTTTACATCAAAGTGTCCAGctaaagaaatcattaaaaaGATTGAAGAAGCTGCAAAGCCTCTTGGCTTCGATATTAAGAAGAAAAACTACAAG ATGCGGCTTGAAAATGTGAAGGCAGGGAGAAAAGGATATCTCAATGTTGCAACAGAG ATATTCCAAGTGGCCCCTTCTTTGCATATGGTTGAGGTACGGAAAGCAAAAGGAGACACTCTGGAATTccagaag TTCTATAGGAGTTTGTCTACACAAATAAAGGATGTCGTCTGGAAATCTGAGGAGGATATGAACGATGATATACCAAAGTGA